The Salmo salar chromosome ssa04, Ssal_v3.1, whole genome shotgun sequence genomic sequence TACAGAAAGGAAAATGTAAACAAACTCCATGATTGGGGTAGCATGCCTAACTCTATACACACCAACaacaaaattgaaagaatatCCCTTGTGAAAAGGAATTAAAAAGTGAATATTGATGTCGTTACATAACCCTTCATAATCAGGAGGATAAAGAAGAATTTAAGGAAAAGACCACTAACAAACTAGGAAAGATATTCTGATATCATAACATCGGATGCATTCGCACACAAAGAAAAGGGATATCTCCTCTTAGTTCTGTCTTACCTCAATAGACTCCCCTGCAGTGTTGAGGGTGATGGAACTTCCTTCTAGTAATGTATCTGGACATCTTGTTAGTGTCTGATCAGCAGGCAGCGTGCTGTCATTGTAAGATCTGGCAAACTTGAAGTCGCTGGTGCGTGAGCCCGTTGTCAGGTATGCGTCATAATTGTAAGAACTGCGCAGAGTTCCAGCTCCATCCACCTCTGCATAGTTGGGAGGGAAATACGCGCTGGGAATGGCGACTGCTCCATCAAACATCATTCTAGGCTTTCTACTGCGGCAGAACCTCACGGCCAGGATGAGAATAATGAAAGTCAGGAAAAAGGTGGAGACAGAGACCAGTGCGATGATCAAATAGGAAGTTAGTTTGGAACTATCCTCATAAGTCATGTCTTTCAGTTCAGGAACTTCAGCCAAGTTGTCTGATATGAGTAAATATACATCACaggttgtagagagagagggctgtccGTTATCTTTCACTGATATAACAAGGTTCTGCTTCATACTGTCAGATTCAGAAATGTCCCGCTGTGCCCTGATCTCTCCACCTTGGAGACCAATAGTGAAAAGTCCCGGATCAGTCGATTTCACGATCTGATATGAAAGCCACGCGTTCTGTCCAGAGTCAGCATCCACAGCTATCACCTTGGAAACCAGGGACCCCGCCAGAGCAGCTTTGGGGACCATCTCAGTCATCAAGGAGTTCCCTGCTGGTGCAGGGTATAATATCTGGGGAGAGTTATCATTCTCATCTGTTATGAAGACTCTCACTGTCACGTTACTGCTGAGTGGAGGAGAACCATTGTCTCTGGCTACAACGTGGACTTTGAAGCTCCTAAACTGCTCATAATCAAATGTTCTCACAGCATGGATCACCCCCGTGTCTCCGTTAATGGATAGAAATGAGGACACCGGAACACCGTTGACATCACTGGGCAATAGAGAATAGACCACCGTACCGTTCTGTCTCCAGTCTGGGTCTCTGGCAGTAACAGAACACATAGAGGAGCCAGGCTTGTTGTTTTCAGTCACATAGGAACTGTAGGATTGTTCTTCAAACACAGGAGGGTTGTCATTCACGTCTGATACAGATAAATGAATAGTCTTTGAGGAGGATAAAGGTGGAGACCCGTCGTCAGTGGCAGTGATAGTTATGTTGTAATCTGATATTATCTCACGGTCTAGTTCACTAGTTGTTACCAGAGAATAGTAGTTTTTGATTGAAGGGTTTAATTTGAAAGGAACATTTTGTTGAATGGAGCATCGGACCTGTCTATTTCCCTCCGAGTCTTTATCCTGTACATTAATGATGCCCACTTCTCTGCCAGGTAACAAGTTCTCTGGGATGGGATTGGTCAAGGATTTAAGAGATatcactggggcattgtcattaACATCTGTAATTTCTATGAATATTTTGGCAAAGGAAGTCAATCCCGAGCCATCTTTGGCTTTGATACGCAATTCATGAATTGATTCTTCTTCAAAATCCATCTGTCCTGCTATCCTGATGTCTCCCGTTTTAGGGTCAAGAGAAAATAATTGATTTAATTCTTCTGAGATTGGGCCAAATCCGTACGTCACCTGTCCATTTGCCCCCTCGTCTGCATCTGTTGCCGTCACAGTAACAACTAATGAACCTGATGGAGCATTTTCAGGTACACTGACCTTATAGACATTCTGGCTAAACACTGGTTTATTATCGTTAGCATCCAGCACAGTGACGTGTATAACTACAGTTCCAGATCTCTGTGGGGTCCCACCATCAACCGCAGTCAGTAGTAATGATACCTCCTGTTGTTGTTCTCGGTCTAACTCTGTGTCTAACACTAGCTCACCATACTTTTCAGAACCTGGGTTGGTATGAACAGCCAGGCTAAAATGGTCGTTCCTTTGTAGTGTGTAGCTTTGAACAGCGTTCAGTCCTATATCTGCATCGTGAGCCGGATTCACCGAAAATCGAGCGCCTTTGACTGCTGACTCCCTGATATCAAACGTAACGCTATCTTCCCCAAATAGTGGGCTATTGTCATTAATATCTTGTACCTGTAAGATTATGTTATGTAATTCTAAAGGATTTTCCAGAACCATCTCGAATTTTAAGGTGCATGAAATCCTCCTACCGCAAAGCTGCTCCCTGTCTATTATTTCAGCGATGACCATATCCCCAGTATTCAGATTGATTTCACAATAGCGCTTGCTGCTACCTTGAACATCTAAACGAGCTTTCCGATACATAAGTCGTTTTGCATCCAGCCCCAGATCCTTGGCTATATTTCCGATCACAGATCCGCGTTTCATCTCCTCCGGAACAGAATAGGTCACGTCTCCATAGCTGGTGTGCAGCAGGAAAAGAAACAAAGCCAGGCCGAGCAATGAGGCAGAGAACGAGAATCCCTTGTATTCCATTTTCAGATAACACAACTCATTCCAAATAGGCCGATTAGTGTGTCAAAATCAGTGCTATCCAACCGAAGAAACGTTTACAACCAGCAGATCAAAATGCACCACGTTAAAATGTTAAGCAGGAGACTTTTACACTGCAATAATGATGTCCCCTCACTCCCTGGACATTTCAAGAATGGGTGGAGAGATTCATTTCAAAGCTACTGCTGGTCAATAGCGACACTCCGTGTAGTTGAATAAAACTGCAGAAAATAGTGTGCAAGTCTCTCGCCAATTGTATAGAGGAGAGTTTGCTACGCATAGAAAAACATGCCGGGTTTAATTGTTTTTAAAGATACATAATGGGACCCCTCATATCAACAGAGGTAGACTATTTCAAAATGCAGGATTGTAAAAACACGAATCCCCTTGTGTCAACATCTCAACCGAATGATCAATGGGCAAAGTAGTCTGTCCATGTAGTCTTCAAAAGATCATGCCAATAAATTAAGTCCAAATATAATCACTGGAAAAAGGTCCTTTTAAAATCAGGCATTTCTTTCAAACATATTTCACGTCTCTACCCATTACAGTTTtcgaaggggaaaaaagtaattaAAAAATCCGGCGTTTCTTTCAAACATAACCCACGTCTTTACCTATTGCAGTTTTTTAAGTGGTGCTGAAACGGCCTACGTATTTAACTAAATCACATTAAAATGGGATCAAGAGGGGAAATAAATACATCCTCAGAGATTATCAGTGATGCAAAATGGGACTGAATCAAATGACTGAAAGagtacagcagacaacactgTTGTAATAATATTAGCCtaacacacaataaagtaagCTACCTATAGTTTCATATGATTGACTATGCAAAACggctaaataaacaaataaagcaTTTTCGTTTATCACAATGTCAAAGCTATGAAATCTCACCTCGCACTCCCCCAAGGTGTTGAACGTGATAATGTTTTCTCCGAAAGGTTCATTTGGGTTCTTCCTCAGTGTCTGGTCAGCAGGCAGCGTGCTgtcgttgtaagatctggcaaaCTTGAAGTCACTGGTGCGTGAGCCCGTTGTCAGGTATGCGTCATAATTGTAAGAACTGCGCAGAGTTCCAGCTCCATCCACCTCTGCATAGTTGGGAGGGAAATACGCGCTGGGAATGGCGACTGCTCCATCAAACAACATTCTAGGCTTTCTACTGCGGCAGAACCTCACGGCCAGGATGAGAATAATGAAAGTCAGGAAAAAGGTGGAGACAGAGACCAGTGCGATGATCAAATAGGAAGTTAGTTTGGAACTATCCTCATAAGTCATGTCTTTCAGTTCAGGAACTTCAGCCAAGTTGTCTGATATGAGTAAATATACATCACaggttgtagagagagagggctgtccGTTATCTTTCACTGATATAACAAGGTTCTGCTTCATACTGTCAGATTCAGAAATGTCCCGCTGTGCCCTGATCTCTCCACTGTGGAGACCAATAGTGAAAAGTCCCGGATCAGTCGATTTCACCATCTGATATGAAAGCCACGCGTTCTGTCCAGAGTCAGCATCCACAGCTATCACCTTGGAAACCAGGGACCCCGCCAGAGCAGCTTTGGGGACCATCTCAGTCATCAAGGAGTTCCCTGCTGGCGCAGGGTATAATATCTGGGGAGAGTTATCATTCTCATCTGTTATGAAGACACTCACTGTCACGTTACTGCTGAGTGGAGGAGAACCATTGTCTCTGGCTACAACGTGGACTTTGAAGCTCCTAAACTGCTCATAATCAAATGGTCTCACAGCATGGATCACCCCCGTGTCTCCGTTAATGGATAGAAATGAGGACACCGGAACACCGTTGACATCACTGGGCAATAGAGAATAGACCACCGTACCGTTCTGTCTCCAGTCTGGGTCTCTGGCAGTAACAGAACACATAGAGGAGCCAGGCTTGTTGTTTTCAGTCACATAGGAACTGTAGGATTGTTCTTCAAACACAGGAGGATTGTCATTCACGTCTGATACAGATAAATGAATAGTCTTTGAGGAGGATAAAGGTGGAGACCCGTCGTCAGTGGCAGTGATAGTTATGTTGTAATCTGATATTATCTCACGGTCTAGTTCACTAGTTGTTACCAGAGAATAGTAGTTTTTGATTGAGGGATTTAATTTGAACGGAACATTTTGTTGAATGGAGCAGCGGACCTGTCTATTTCCCTCCGAGTCTTTATCCTGTACATTAATGATGCCCACCTCTGTGCCAGGTAACACATTCTCTGGAATTGGACTGGTCAGAGTTTTTATTAATATCACTGGTGCGTTGTCGTTTACGTCAGTAATATCTATCAGTACTTTTGTGTATGACACCAAACCTGCACCATCCTTGGCGAGGACGCGCAGCTCGTAAATGGGCTGCTCCTCATAATCTATCGGTCCAGCCAGATTTATAACCCCAGTTTTACTATCGAGGCGAAACAAATTCTTCAACTCTTCAGAAACTCGACCTAGATCATATATGACATCACCATTTGCTCCCTCATCTGCATCAGTTGCGCGGACTGTAGCTATAATGGTACCTAACGGAGAATTTTCAGGTAATCTGACCTTATACACGTCCTGGCTAAATACTGGAATATTGTCGTTAGCATCCAACACAGTGACGTGTATAACTACAGTACCAGATCTCTGTGGAGTCCCACCATCAACAGCAGTAAGTAACAACGTCACCTCCTGCTTTTGTTCTCGGTCCAGCTCTttctctaacactaactcaccGTATTTACCTCCATCTCGATTAGTATGAACATTCAAGACAAAATGGTCATTCCTTTGCAAAGAGTAGCTTTGAACTGCATTCTGACCTATATCTGCATCGTGGGCTTCATTAATGGGGAAACGTTCACCTTTATCAGCTGATTCCCTTATTTCCAATTTGATAACATCATCTGCAAACTGTGGTGAATTATCGTTCACATCCTGAATCTGAAGAGATATGCGATGCAATTCTAAAGGACTTTCAAGAACCATTTCATATTTTAGCCCGCATGAAATCCTCGGACCGCAAAGCTGCTCCCTATCAATTCTTTCAGCGACAACAAGATCTCCCGAATTCAGGTTAATGTCACAGAAGTGTTTAGTTCCATCCTCTTCTAAACGAGCTTTTCGAGCCGACAGTCTCTTAGGATCCAACCCAAGATCCTTGGCTATATTTCCGACCACAGATCCGCGTTTCATCTCCTCTGGAACGGAATAGGTCATGTCGCCATTGCTGATGCGTATTAGGCATAGAACACAAGCCAGATGGAGGACAAAAGCTGAATCTGTAAATCCAATGTAGCCCATTTTCGATGTACAAACGAAAATATTCCAATTACAAGGTGAAAACAATTATTATGCAATGTAGGCTACTACAAATATTGGCTAAGACAAATGACCAAACTGAAGAAATTAGGTCCTTTGGCCGACTGCTCCTCAGTGATAATGGCGCGATAGGCTGTTTCCGCCCTTTGAGTAATATATTGGGTTGAGAAGTGTAGGCTGCCTACCTTTTCTTAGCTGGTGAACAGCGACATCCTCAGTCATTAAAGAAACAACACACAATGTGAATCTGAAGTATTCTATCTCATAATTATATATTCCTACAAAGATGATGTAGCCTATGACTTCACTTAAATAATAAATAGTAATACAGAAATACGTTTAAAGTATTGCTTGTATGATGTATGAACTCCTTTTCTTGAATAACAACTGTCCCGTAAGGTAAAAACATCGAGTTAGTCGCAACTTTCTCCTTTAAGCCAATGCAATGCACGGATTCCACTAGCTATCAATGTGTCCTCACTCAACAAACCAAAATGTGCTGTTGTTCCCGTCCACATTTGACTTTGGCAGGATTTAAACTGACTTTAAAGTGAAGGAAAAAAGTGTTGTCGCTGTCCACATTCCTGGTGCTGAAACGTAGCTGACATCAAGAGTTGCTGAATTATCAATGGGGATGTTTCAGAACGCTAAAACGCAATAGACTTAAATCTCAATCTACTCCAATATATTTATTGTGAAATGAGAAATTAGAAAAATTAATAATAGCGTATCTATATGGCCATGTCAAGTTCTTATTTTTAAACGGATTCCATTTAAAAACTCAACATTATCCTCCATTCAGTTACTCTAAAACTGGGTAAGAAAATACACTTAGCCTACTGCATGTCAGAATTACTTTGGGCGAGTACAACAACCAGACTTCCATAAAGACGAATAACAGTTGCAGTGCCTATTAAACATATGAATCAGGATGCCATAGACAAACAATGAGCAAGCTTCTACCTACATGATTCTAATATCGAAAAAAGAAAATCTGAACCTACATGATGATGTAAAAAGACAAATCGATAGATTTTGAGAATTGGTTTAGCGATAACAGCGATACACCTGTCTACTAAGAACAGCGAAAAAAATAAGCCATCACAGTACTAAATTTAAATAGGAAACCGATGTAGTCTATAGGTTCTTATGTTTGAATGTGTATTTCTAACTGTGAAAAACGAAGTGTAATTTAAACCAAAAAAATAACACCCAATTGCCTAACATCCAACATCAGAACCTTGAGTATTTTTGCCGATTACAGATCCGCGTTTCACCTGCTCTGGTATAGAAAAGCTCACGTCTCCTTTGCTGATGTGCATGAAGAAAAGGCAAAAAGACAGACGAAAAGCAAATTCAAAAACCGTAAAGCCTTTGTAGCCCATCTTTAATGTCTAATAGCAATTAAGGCCAATTATCCACAATCAATAGCCAAACGGAAGAAAGATTACAATGTCTAACCGCTTTTCAGTGAGAAATGGTATTTTGACACTCTGTATGTAGCCTACTCCCCCGTAGTAGGTGGAGGTATATAGTTAACTGTACTTAGCTGGTGGAAAGCGACATCATGAGTCTATCAGATAAACAGCATGCTCGTAGGCCTATATTGTTTTCATGTGTCCTTCTTGGAATGTATCATATTCTCCAAACGCAGACGACCGTATTAAAACTCGACGTAACATGATCATGAGAAGACATGGATGAGGTACGCTATTAGGAAAAACCTACACAATATTCCTAATATTCACACAATAAGCCATTAGTAGACTAGTTGCAACATGTTTTTTTACTGGATAATAAAATATTTCAACCATCGTCATGAAAACTGTCGATTTCACTACCGATGTTTCGTTAGTCATTAAAATAATGGTATTTCTTTCGCATTCTATCTTTGAGTTTTTGACCGTTAGACTTCAGTAAACTAAAACATGTCACCACGCTGTCCACTGGTCTGGTGCTGAAATGTAGGCGACCAACAAAAAAAACGGTAGGCAATGGGGATTTTAATGCACAACGCTGAACACACACCCTAACAATATATAATCAAGTTTCAAAAGACATTCAAAACTCTTTCCAGGTAAAAACTGTCCATTTATTATAAAATGTCTCATTCCTTTTCAAAAGTAGTCTAAACCATGTTTTCCTATCTCCATCAAGCTTTATTGTCAACTCCATCAGAAAATCAGTGAAGAAAACATCACCGGCTAAAAGCAACCGAAACTGCATTGTTTAAATTATAGGAAACCACAGCCCAAACAAACAAGGAGCAAACTGCTTCCATCAAATCAAACCCCTAGTGAATTACTCCtcacagagaagagaagaaacaGCGAGCACCTTTGAAACTCAACCAATCAAACAAAACAATGAGTGGATAAATGCCACATTTTAGCCTACTAAGTTGTTATCATCTAAACCGAGTATAGACCTACTGTTTCTATAGGATGGCATAAGCCATTAAGGCCCAGAATGTATTTTCCACATACATAACCCATTCTCCCACAACGAAACAACTCAGGTAGAAAAGGTGGTATCTCAGATGAGTGAAGGCTTACCTCATTCGCTTCTCCTGCAGTGTTGAGCGACATGATACTCCCTTCTAGTAATGTATCTGGACATCTTGTTAGTGTCTGATCAGCAGGCAGCGTGCTGTCATTGTAAGATCTGGCAAACTTGAAGTCACTGGTGCGTGAGCCCGTTGTCAGGTATGCGTCATAATTGTAAGAACTGCGCAGAGTTCCAGCTCCATCCACCTCTGCATAGTTGGGAGGGAAATACGCGCTGGGAATGGCGACTGCTCCATCAAACAACATTCTAGGCTTTCTACTGCGGCAGAACCTCACGGCCAGGATGAGAATAATGAAAGTCAGGAAAAAGGTGGAGACAGAGACCAGTGCTATGATCAAATAGGAAGTTAGTTTGGAACTATCCTCATAAGCCATGTCTTTCAGTTCTGGAATTTCAGCCAAGTTGTCTGATATGAGTAAATATACATCACAggttgcagagagagagggctgtccGTTATCTTTCACTGATATAACAAGGTTCTGCTTCATACTGTCAGATTCAGAAATGTCCCGCTGTGCCCTGATCTCTCCACTGTGGAGACCAATAGTGAAAAGTCCAGGATCAGTCGATTTCACGATCTGATATGAAAGCCACGCGTTCTGTCCAGAGTCAGCATCCACAGCTATCACCTTGGAAACCAGGGACCCCGCCAGAGCAGCTTTGGGGACCATCTCAGTCATCAAGGAGTTCCCTGCTGGCGCAGGGTATAATATCTGGGGAGAGTTATCATTCTCATCTGTTATGAAGACTCTCACTGTCACGTTACTGCTGAGTGGAGGAGAACCATTGTCTCTGGCTACAACGTGGACTTTGAAGCTCCTAAACTGCTCATAATCAAATGCTCTCACAGCATGGATCACCCCCGTGTCTCCGTTAATGGATAGAAATGAGGACACCGGAACACCGTTGACACCACTGGGCAATAGAGAATAGACCACCGTACCGTTCTGTCTCCAGTCTGGGTCTCTGGCAGTAACAGAACACATAGAGGAGCCAGGCTTGTTGTTTTCAGTCACATAGGAACTGTAGGATTGTTCTTCAAACACAGGTGGGTTGTCATTCACGTCTGATACAGATAAATGAATAGTCTTTGAGGAGGATAAAGGTGAAGACCCCTCGTCAGCGGCAGTGATAGTTATGTTATAATCTGATATTATCTCACGGTCTAGTTCACTAGTTGTTACCAGAGAATAGTAGTTTTTGATTGAAGGGTTTAATTTGAACGGAACATTTTGTTGAATGGAGCAGCGGACCTGTCTATTTCCCTCTGAATCTTCATCTTGTACATTTATGATCCCCACCTCTGTACCAGGTAACACGTTCTCAGGGATGGGATTGTTAAAGGATTTGATCAATATCACCGGTGCGTTGTCATTTAGGTCTGTGATTTCTATCATTACTTTTGCATTGCCAGCTAAGCCAGACCCATCTTTAGCCTGGACACGCACTTCGTATTCTGTATTTTCTTCATAATCTATGGGACCCTGCACTTTAATCTCGCCAGTCTTTTTGTCGATGGAAAACAGTTTAGCTGCTTTATCGGAAATACGATTGAACTCATATGATACTTCTCCATTTGCTCCTTCGTCTTCATCACTAGCACTAACTGCAACTACAACAGTCCCTGTTGGAGAATTTTCAGGCAAACGTACTTTGTACACTGTCTGGCTAAACACTGGTTTATTATCGTTAGCATCCAACACAGTGACGTGTATAACTACAGTACCAGATCTCTGTGGAGTCCCACCATCAACAGCAGTAAGTAACAACGTCACCTCTTGTTGTAGTTCTCGATCTAGCTCTTTTTCTAACACCAACTCGCCATATTTTCCTCCGTCTGAGCTCGTTTGAACGTCCAAAATAAAATAGTCATTCCTCTCCAGTGAATAGCTTTGTATACCATTTAATCCTATGTCAGAGTCATGAGGTTCATCCAAGGGATATCTTGCGCCTTTGTAAGCAGATTCCCGAATTTCTAGATCAATACGTGCATTGGGAAACCGTGGTGAATTGTCGTTTATATCTTGTATTTGTACAGTTATGCGATGTAATTCCAGAGGTTTCTCCAGCACAAGCTCGTATTTTAAAGAACAAGAAACCTTCggtccacacagctcctccctgTCTATTGTTTCAGCCACAATTAATTCTCCAGTATTCACATTAATGTCACAGTAACGTTGACGACTGCCATCCATATCCAAACGAGCTTTACGACCTGAAAGTCTCTTAGCATCCAGCCCCAGATCCTTAACTAGATTTCCGATCACAGATCCGCGTTTCATCTCCTCTGGAATTGAATAGCTCAAGTCTCCATTGCTGATGCGCATCAGGCAATGACAAAAAGCCAGGCGGAACAAAGAGGTAAAAACCGAAGATCCTGTGTACCCCATTCTGGATGATCAAAACCAAGTGTCAACATAAGAGTTCAATACTAGTCGAAATGATACTGCAACGTAAGAGTACAATATTAGCCTCTCAAAAGGAATAGCAAAATGAATGTTGTCCGACTGCTCCTCGGTGAAAGTGATGCAATATAGTCTATTACTCTTTTGAATAATCCAATGGTGGGTGGAGTAGAGCCTGTAATTCTACTTATGGTAAACAGCGACATCCTGAGTTCTTACAGAAAACAGCAATCACATTCCAAACAGTTCTAGTCATTTATCATCTTGGTCAATATTTCCCCCATCCTTGTGTTGTGAAAAGTAGGAAGAACGTTTCATATAGCTTagcaagagaagagaggaaaaccaATAGTTGTGAGAAATCAACTCGTCATATAATCATAAATGAGAAGATATGAAAAGTAAATTCAATATTTCCATACTGTTGCCACTGTCTGATTATTCATGTATTGCctaataacaaaaataaataaatagataagCTATATCAACGGTCCACATAAAATTCAACTATATGTCCACTATACTCTaaggcagtggtcaccaaccggtcaatCGCGAACGACTTGTCGATCTCCAGGGCATTTCTAGTCGatgccaaacatttctgtaaaaaacaacaacgataaagccttgtATTCATATCTTTTTTTAGTCTcgggctgttggtggtaggtgcagcCAATTCATCAGCCCTGCGCGCCAGGTAGGCAAACTGTtcccatttcatgtgtctgaaggtacgaACTCTGTCATTCCGGTGGGCCTGGAGAGGAAATCAAGTGCATTATGCCTCCGCTGGCCAATAAGATTGCTCAGATGACCGagtctgcagtaacgtagcaggcataaaTGAAAGCTAcggcaaagttgatactgtgagatttctaaacgtttaaaaccctgactagagagagactgtcaacgaatactgcaaagagctgctgtttttatgactgagttcatgtttaagttcttactcagcactgtaaACAATTTGTACTCagcacttttataagccatataATGCGCTTTCTTCCTATTTCCAgtcagcgctacaacaagcagtGCAGTAGTAATGAATGGGTAGAAAAGTGTATCTACAGGCttgcgttgttgttattatta encodes the following:
- the LOC106603249 gene encoding protocadherin beta-16 isoform X29 encodes the protein MEYKGFSFSASLLGLALFLFLLHTSYGDVTYSVPEEMKRGSVIGNIAKDLGLDAKRLMYRKARLDVQGSSKRYCEINLNTGDMVIAEIIDREQLCGRRISCTLKFEMVLENPLELHNIILQVQDINDNSPLFGEDSVTFDIRESAVKGARFSVNPAHDADIGLNAVQSYTLQRNDHFSLAVHTNPGSEKYGELVLDTELDREQQQEVSLLLTAVDGGTPQRSGTVVIHVTVLDANDNKPVFSQNVYKVSVPENAPSGSLVVTVTATDADEGANGQVTYGFGPISEELNQLFSLDPKTGDIRIAGQMDFEEESIHELRIKAKDGSGLTSFAKIFIEITDVNDNAPVISLKSLTNPIPENLLPGREVGIINVQDKDSEGNRQVRCSIQQNVPFKLNPSIKNYYSLVTTSELDREIISDYNITITATDDGSPPLSSSKTIHLSVSDVNDNPPVFEEQSYSSYVTENNKPGSSMCSVTARDPDWRQNGTVVYSLLPSDVNGVPVSSFLSINGDTGVIHAVRTFDYEQFRSFKVHVVARDNGSPPLSSNVTVRVFITDENDNSPQILYPAPAGNSLMTEMVPKAALAGSLVSKVIAVDADSGQNAWLSYQIVKSTDPGLFTIGLQGGEIRAQRDISESDSMKQNLVISVKDNGQPSLSTTCDVYLLISDNLAEVPELKDMTYEDSSKLTSYLIIALVSVSTFFLTFIILILAVRFCRSRKPRMMFDGAVAIPSAYFPPNYAEVDGAGTLRSSYNYDAYLTTGSRTSDFKFARSYNDSTLPADQTLTRCPDTLLEGSSITLNTAGESIEQKPPNNDWRFTQQGQRPGPSGTYRYSTSTQQRWTPYGKARAGPHPEGAGGAIVGTGPWPNPPTEAEQLQALMAAANEVSEATATLGPRYNAQFPMQHVPDYRQNVYIPGSTATLTANPQQMMPQPALQGPPQAIPQVDVPNAAQTPASKKKSTKKDKK
- the LOC106603249 gene encoding protocadherin beta-16 isoform X12, producing MEYKGFSFSASLLGLALFLFLLHTSYGDVTYSVPEEMKRGSVIGNIAKDLGLDAKRLMYRKARLDVQGSSKRYCEINLNTGDMVIAEIIDREQLCGRRISCTLKFEMVLENPLELHNIILQVQDINDNSPLFGEDSVTFDIRESAVKGARFSVNPAHDADIGLNAVQSYTLQRNDHFSLAVHTNPGSEKYGELVLDTELDREQQQEVSLLLTAVDGGTPQRSGTVVIHVTVLDANDNKPVFSQNVYKVSVPENAPSGSLVVTVTATDADEGANGQVTYGFGPISEELNQLFSLDPKTGDIRIAGQMDFEEESIHELRIKAKDGSGLTSFAKIFIEITDVNDNAPVISLKSLTNPIPENLLPGREVGIINVQDKDSEGNRQVRCSIQQNVPFKLNPSIKNYYSLVTTSELDREIISDYNITITATDDGSPPLSSSKTIHLSVSDVNDNPPVFEEQSYSSYVTENNKPGSSMCSVTARDPDWRQNGTVVYSLLPSDVNGVPVSSFLSINGDTGVIHAVRTFDYEQFRSFKVHVVARDNGSPPLSSNVTVRVFITDENDNSPQILYPAPAGNSLMTEMVPKAALAGSLVSKVIAVDADSGQNAWLSYQIVKSTDPGLFTIGLQGGEIRAQRDISESDSMKQNLVISVKDNGQPSLSTTCDVYLLISDNLAEVPELKDMTYEDSSKLTSYLIIALVSVSTFFLTFIILILAVRFCRSRKPRMMFDGAVAIPSAYFPPNYAEVDGAGTLRSSYNYDAYLTTGSRTSDFKFARSYNDSTLPADQTLTRCPDTLLEGSSITLNTAGESIEQKPPNNDWRFTQQGQRPGPSGQYRLVPHYTTQRSNNTGTTDRQNNGTYRYSTSTQQRWTPYGKARAGPHPEGAGGAIVGTGPWPNPPTEAEQLQALMAAANEVSEATATLGPRYNAQFPMQHVPDYRQNVYIPGSTATLTANPQQMMPQPALQGPPQAIPQVDVPNAAQTPASKKKSTKKDKK
- the LOC106603249 gene encoding protocadherin beta-16 isoform X42; its protein translation is MEYKGFSFSASLLGLALFLFLLHTSYGDVTYSVPEEMKRGSVIGNIAKDLGLDAKRLMYRKARLDVQGSSKRYCEINLNTGDMVIAEIIDREQLCGRRISCTLKFEMVLENPLELHNIILQVQDINDNSPLFGEDSVTFDIRESAVKGARFSVNPAHDADIGLNAVQSYTLQRNDHFSLAVHTNPGSEKYGELVLDTELDREQQQEVSLLLTAVDGGTPQRSGTVVIHVTVLDANDNKPVFSQNVYKVSVPENAPSGSLVVTVTATDADEGANGQVTYGFGPISEELNQLFSLDPKTGDIRIAGQMDFEEESIHELRIKAKDGSGLTSFAKIFIEITDVNDNAPVISLKSLTNPIPENLLPGREVGIINVQDKDSEGNRQVRCSIQQNVPFKLNPSIKNYYSLVTTSELDREIISDYNITITATDDGSPPLSSSKTIHLSVSDVNDNPPVFEEQSYSSYVTENNKPGSSMCSVTARDPDWRQNGTVVYSLLPSDVNGVPVSSFLSINGDTGVIHAVRTFDYEQFRSFKVHVVARDNGSPPLSSNVTVRVFITDENDNSPQILYPAPAGNSLMTEMVPKAALAGSLVSKVIAVDADSGQNAWLSYQIVKSTDPGLFTIGLQGGEIRAQRDISESDSMKQNLVISVKDNGQPSLSTTCDVYLLISDNLAEVPELKDMTYEDSSKLTSYLIIALVSVSTFFLTFIILILAVRFCRSRKPRMMFDGAVAIPSAYFPPNYAEVDGAGTLRSSYNYDAYLTTGSRTSDFKFARSYNDSTLPADQTLTRCPDTLLEGSSITLNTAGESIEQKPPNNDWRFTQQGQRPGPSGAGPHPEGAGGAIVGTGPWPNPPTEAEQLQALMAAANEVSEATATLGPRYNAQFPMQHVPDYRQNVYIPGSTATLTANPQQMMPQPALQGPPQAIPQVDVPNAAQTPASKKKSTKKDKK